A genomic window from Chitinophaga pollutisoli includes:
- a CDS encoding TlpA disulfide reductase family protein yields the protein MKNCLQCILLLMLPLCSLGMEGFVIKGKVTGVKNGTAAIVNDHPVPGEQLELADPVRIVNGEFTYFGKLDRPRLLKLKVSTRMVNVFLENAYYEINCSLDSLHGSKLEGGTLNTQYWDFMKAPHTDMQADIKAVIKTGIGPFLANMYTRDRKDVEELYPLLTEAGKNTYEGKEYRKKYDGFINSAAGKSFPKLKMNLPNGQPFTEKEMAGKVVVFDFWASWCAPCIAYIPQMREHYNHLKGLDVLIVSISVDDTDAAWRKAMKAHPMEWTQVLSDGGFYKGEAKRRLSIPSIPYVIVVDKQGNIAATLDFDQKKDLEQVVLKALQQQ from the coding sequence ATGAAGAACTGTCTCCAATGCATCCTCCTCCTCATGCTCCCGCTATGCAGCCTGGGCATGGAAGGATTCGTCATCAAGGGAAAAGTAACGGGCGTAAAAAATGGTACAGCTGCTATTGTGAACGATCACCCGGTCCCCGGTGAGCAGCTGGAGCTCGCAGATCCGGTGCGCATCGTTAACGGTGAATTCACCTACTTCGGAAAGCTGGACCGCCCGCGGTTGTTAAAACTGAAAGTCAGCACCCGCATGGTAAACGTATTCCTGGAAAACGCTTACTACGAAATCAACTGCAGCCTCGATTCCCTCCACGGGTCAAAATTGGAAGGCGGAACGCTGAATACCCAATACTGGGATTTTATGAAGGCGCCGCATACCGACATGCAGGCGGATATCAAAGCGGTGATCAAAACCGGCATCGGCCCCTTCCTGGCCAATATGTACACCCGCGACCGGAAAGACGTAGAGGAATTGTATCCCCTCTTAACCGAAGCGGGAAAAAATACCTACGAAGGAAAGGAATACAGGAAAAAGTACGATGGGTTTATCAATAGCGCCGCCGGCAAGTCTTTCCCGAAGCTGAAAATGAACCTGCCAAACGGTCAGCCATTTACAGAGAAGGAAATGGCCGGTAAAGTAGTGGTGTTCGACTTCTGGGCTTCCTGGTGCGCCCCCTGCATTGCGTACATTCCCCAGATGCGGGAACATTACAACCACCTCAAAGGCCTGGATGTACTGATCGTCAGCATTTCTGTGGATGATACGGACGCGGCCTGGCGGAAAGCCATGAAAGCCCACCCGATGGAGTGGACACAGGTATTGTCCGACGGCGGATTTTACAAAGGTGAAGCGAAGCGCCGGTTGAGCATTCCTTCCATACCCTATGTCATCGTGGTGGATAAACAAGGCAATATCGCCGCCACGCTGGATTTTGATCAGAAGAAAGACCTGGAGCAGGTGGTGCTGAAAGCATTGCAACAACAATAG